Proteins from one Streptomyces sp. NBC_00289 genomic window:
- a CDS encoding MaoC family dehydratase N-terminal domain-containing protein: MTGQPFPVEAGHIMMFARAIGDENPAFQGESALAPPTFTMASAHYDPDYHLRPKPDQEWFGSGAGPGVMVEGGGGLHAEQHFEYHRPVRAGETLHAHTVPGRSWEKQGRTGRLLFSERITEYRDADGEPVVSARTVAVVPEGPATPKDA, translated from the coding sequence ATGACAGGGCAGCCGTTCCCCGTCGAAGCCGGGCACATCATGATGTTCGCCCGTGCCATCGGCGACGAGAACCCGGCGTTCCAGGGCGAGTCGGCGCTCGCGCCGCCGACCTTCACCATGGCGAGCGCCCACTACGACCCCGACTACCACCTGCGGCCCAAGCCGGACCAGGAGTGGTTCGGCTCCGGGGCGGGCCCCGGGGTCATGGTGGAGGGCGGCGGCGGGCTGCACGCCGAGCAGCACTTCGAGTACCACCGGCCGGTGCGCGCCGGCGAGACGCTGCACGCGCACACCGTCCCCGGACGCAGCTGGGAGAAGCAGGGCCGTACCGGCCGTCTGCTGTTCAGCGAGCGCATCACCGAGTACCGGGACGCCGACGGCGAACCGGTCGTCAGCGCCCGGACCGTGGCCGTCGTGCCCGAGGGCCCCGCAACCCCGAAGGACGCCTGA
- a CDS encoding enoyl-CoA hydratase-related protein has protein sequence MPEEPEVAQDPDPDLDLVLYEVDEDGVATVTLNRPERKNAWSLPMERRFFALLDEAAHDPAVRVVIVTGAGRAFCPGMDVQRLAQNSQPGQSLNLQARVPMYSRRDMPKPMIAAVNGACAGIGLIQALICDVRFAARGARFTTAFTRRGLAGEYNLPYVLPRVIGLENALDLLLSGRVFDADEARELGLVSRVVEPENLLDAARAYARDIARNCSPRAMAVVRHQVYGDLDRTFTDALARSYSAMEFFAGSPDFREGVASFTEKREPKFEGLPADFDPDEATRDAFLPY, from the coding sequence ATGCCCGAGGAGCCCGAGGTGGCCCAGGACCCGGATCCGGACCTGGACCTGGTGCTGTACGAGGTGGACGAGGACGGAGTCGCCACCGTCACCCTCAACCGTCCCGAGCGCAAGAACGCGTGGAGCCTTCCCATGGAGCGCCGCTTCTTCGCCCTCCTGGACGAGGCCGCGCACGACCCCGCCGTCCGGGTCGTGATCGTCACGGGCGCGGGCCGGGCGTTCTGCCCCGGCATGGACGTGCAGCGGCTGGCACAGAACTCCCAGCCCGGCCAGTCCCTCAACCTCCAGGCCCGCGTGCCCATGTACAGCCGGCGCGACATGCCGAAGCCGATGATCGCCGCCGTCAACGGCGCCTGCGCGGGCATCGGCCTGATCCAGGCACTGATCTGCGACGTCCGCTTCGCCGCCCGCGGAGCCCGCTTCACCACCGCCTTCACCCGCCGCGGCCTGGCCGGCGAGTACAACCTGCCGTACGTCCTGCCCCGCGTCATCGGCCTGGAGAACGCGCTCGACCTGCTGCTCTCCGGCCGGGTCTTCGACGCCGACGAGGCCAGAGAACTCGGCCTGGTCAGCCGCGTGGTGGAACCGGAGAACCTGCTGGACGCCGCCCGCGCCTACGCCCGGGACATCGCCCGCAACTGCTCCCCGCGCGCCATGGCCGTCGTACGGCACCAGGTGTACGGCGATCTCGACCGGACCTTCACCGACGCCCTCGCCCGCTCCTACTCCGCCATGGAGTTCTTCGCGGGCTCACCCGACTTCCGCGAGGGCGTGGCCAGCTTCACCGAGAAGCGGGAGCCCAAGTTCGAGGGGCTCCCCGCGGACTTCGACCCCGACGAGGCGACGCGCGACGCGTTCCTGCCGTACTGA
- a CDS encoding PaaI family thioesterase gives MTVAARTLTEQEQRERREWFRARWERGVPFNRRCGLRVTRWDPDGVEIVLPYAESLSAHEGIFHGGVISALIDTAGAGAVIAGHDFDKGSRLSTVSMSVQFLSPARGREAVAYARCVRRGRRVHFADVDVMTDGRICARGQVVVTISGERPGVGDPIEPLTEE, from the coding sequence ATGACCGTCGCGGCGAGGACCCTCACCGAGCAGGAACAGCGCGAACGCCGCGAGTGGTTCCGGGCCCGCTGGGAGCGCGGGGTCCCCTTCAACCGCCGTTGCGGGCTGCGGGTGACGCGCTGGGACCCGGACGGCGTGGAGATCGTGCTGCCCTACGCCGAGTCCCTCTCCGCCCACGAGGGCATCTTCCACGGCGGGGTGATCTCGGCGCTCATCGACACCGCGGGCGCCGGCGCGGTGATCGCCGGACACGACTTCGACAAGGGCAGCCGGCTCAGCACCGTGTCGATGTCGGTGCAGTTCCTCTCACCCGCCCGAGGCCGCGAGGCCGTGGCGTACGCCCGCTGTGTGCGGCGCGGCCGCAGGGTGCACTTCGCCGACGTCGACGTGATGACCGACGGACGCATCTGCGCCCGTGGCCAGGTGGTGGTGACCATCTCCGGGGAACGGCCGGGCGTCGGCGACCCCATCGAACCGCTGACCGAGGAGTGA
- a CDS encoding CaiB/BaiF CoA transferase family protein: MPSTALAGIRVLDLSRILAAPLATQMLADLGAEVIKVERPGSGDDSRTYGPPFAVGPEGDRTDTAAFYLSCNRNKRSVTVNHATLAGQDLIRALAARSDVVVENFRAGTLAKYGLGHESLRALNPRLVYLSVTGFGQTGPYAERPGYDGIFQAMSGMMSVSGHPDEPMKVGVSMVDILTGLYASTAVLAALRHRDATGEGQFVDLSLLDCGLASLSHFAMNYLVSGEVPRRRGNGGYGGIPSQAFACADQPIFLVAGNDKQFAGFCAAAGRTDLLQDERFATTSARIAHREEILPVLEGVLRTRTRDEWLAVLAEHDVPAGPFNEMPEVFADPQIRHREMLVEVEDPVSGRLPLLANPIRFSATPVEGYTPPPALGEHTAEVLGELADVTEPQLAELRARGVV; encoded by the coding sequence ATGCCGTCGACCGCCCTGGCCGGGATCCGCGTCCTCGACCTGTCCCGCATCCTCGCGGCCCCGCTGGCCACCCAGATGCTGGCCGACCTGGGAGCCGAGGTGATCAAGGTCGAGCGCCCCGGCAGCGGCGACGACTCGCGGACCTACGGCCCGCCCTTCGCCGTCGGACCCGAGGGCGACCGGACGGACACCGCCGCCTTCTACCTCTCCTGCAACCGCAACAAGCGGTCGGTCACCGTCAACCACGCCACCCTGGCGGGGCAGGACCTGATCCGCGCGCTGGCCGCCCGGTCGGACGTCGTCGTCGAGAACTTCCGCGCGGGAACCCTGGCGAAGTACGGGCTCGGGCACGAGAGCCTGCGGGCGCTCAACCCGCGGCTGGTGTACCTCTCCGTGACCGGCTTCGGGCAGACCGGGCCGTACGCCGAACGCCCCGGCTACGACGGCATCTTCCAGGCCATGTCCGGCATGATGAGCGTCTCCGGGCACCCCGACGAGCCGATGAAGGTCGGCGTCAGCATGGTCGACATCCTCACCGGCCTGTACGCCTCCACCGCCGTGCTGGCGGCGCTGCGGCACCGGGACGCCACCGGCGAGGGACAGTTCGTCGACCTCTCCCTGCTCGACTGCGGGCTCGCCTCGCTGTCGCACTTCGCGATGAACTACCTCGTCTCCGGCGAGGTACCGCGCCGCCGCGGCAACGGCGGCTACGGCGGCATCCCGTCGCAGGCCTTCGCGTGCGCGGACCAGCCGATCTTCCTCGTGGCGGGCAACGACAAGCAGTTCGCCGGGTTCTGCGCGGCGGCCGGCCGCACCGACCTGCTCCAGGACGAGCGGTTCGCCACCACCTCCGCCCGGATCGCCCACCGCGAGGAGATCCTGCCGGTCCTGGAGGGGGTACTGCGCACCAGGACCCGGGACGAGTGGCTGGCCGTGCTGGCCGAACACGACGTGCCGGCGGGCCCGTTCAACGAGATGCCGGAGGTCTTCGCCGATCCCCAGATACGGCACCGCGAGATGCTGGTCGAGGTCGAGGACCCGGTGTCGGGCCGCCTGCCACTGCTCGCCAACCCGATCCGCTTCTCGGCGACGCCGGTCGAGGGCTACACCCCGCCACCCGCACTGGGCGAGCACACGGCGGAAGTGCTGGGCGAGCTGGCCGATGTGACGGAGCCTCAGCTCGCCGAGCTGCGGGCGCGGGGCGTCGTCTGA
- a CDS encoding SDR family NAD(P)-dependent oxidoreductase, translating to MTGRGTRLTGRTALVTGGGQGVGRGIALALAAEGAAVAITGRTEGKLKDVAEEIAGRGGRAHTVVGDVGEREDVDRMVAETVERFGGLDVLVNNAQSSVQRRLAETSYDDVELTYRSGPLAAFHAMQAALPHLRASRGSVVNLGSSAAVQGEVTFAAYAMAKEAVRGLTRVAAREWGAYGIRVNVVCPAALSPAAEEYLAANPEKAERVLAGIPLGRMGDPETDIGRAVAALVSDDMAYLTGATLMLEGGRTLIG from the coding sequence GTGACAGGGCGAGGAACCCGGCTGACCGGGCGGACGGCACTGGTGACCGGCGGTGGGCAGGGGGTGGGCCGCGGCATCGCGCTCGCGCTGGCGGCCGAGGGGGCGGCCGTGGCGATCACCGGCCGTACCGAGGGCAAGCTGAAGGACGTGGCCGAGGAGATCGCCGGGCGCGGCGGGCGGGCGCACACGGTGGTCGGGGACGTCGGCGAGCGGGAGGACGTCGACCGCATGGTGGCCGAGACGGTGGAGCGGTTCGGCGGGCTGGACGTGCTCGTCAACAACGCGCAGTCCTCCGTCCAGCGCCGACTGGCGGAGACCTCGTACGACGACGTCGAACTCACCTACCGCAGCGGTCCGTTGGCCGCGTTCCACGCCATGCAGGCGGCTCTGCCGCATCTGCGGGCCAGCCGAGGCAGTGTGGTGAACCTCGGTTCCTCGGCCGCCGTGCAGGGCGAGGTGACCTTCGCGGCGTACGCGATGGCCAAGGAGGCGGTCCGGGGGCTCACCCGGGTCGCCGCGCGCGAATGGGGGGCGTACGGGATTCGCGTGAACGTCGTCTGCCCGGCGGCGCTGAGTCCGGCGGCGGAGGAGTACCTCGCCGCCAACCCGGAGAAGGCCGAACGGGTCCTGGCCGGCATCCCGCTCGGACGGATGGGCGACCCGGAGACCGACATCGGCCGGGCGGTGGCCGCCCTCGTCAGCGACGACATGGCCTACCTGACCGGCGCGACGCTGATGCTGGAGGGCGGCCGAACCCTGATCGGCTGA
- a CDS encoding nuclear transport factor 2 family protein, whose product MTPPENRAGRSLEDRVDRIESHLAIQQLPVRYALAVDARDLDAWAGCFRPDVEMGRLGRGREALLSYIEPLVRGFHRSVHQICGHHIEFTGPDTATGSVYCRAEHEVEERWIVMAIRYLDDYARVDGEWYFSRRREQHWYAADTTERPQAVGFRGWDGAGEPALPDAFPSWAAFWKETK is encoded by the coding sequence GTGACGCCGCCCGAGAACCGCGCCGGACGGTCGCTCGAGGACCGGGTCGACCGCATCGAGTCGCACCTGGCGATCCAGCAACTGCCGGTCCGCTACGCCCTCGCCGTGGACGCCCGTGACCTCGACGCCTGGGCCGGCTGTTTCCGGCCCGACGTGGAGATGGGGCGCCTGGGCCGGGGCCGGGAGGCGCTGCTGTCGTACATCGAACCCCTGGTCCGCGGCTTCCACCGGTCCGTTCACCAGATCTGCGGCCACCACATCGAGTTCACCGGCCCCGACACGGCCACCGGATCGGTGTACTGCCGGGCCGAACACGAGGTGGAGGAGCGGTGGATCGTCATGGCCATCCGCTACCTCGACGACTACGCGCGCGTGGACGGTGAGTGGTACTTCTCCCGGCGCCGCGAGCAGCACTGGTACGCGGCCGACACGACCGAGCGCCCGCAGGCGGTGGGATTCAGGGGTTGGGACGGGGCCGGCGAGCCGGCGCTCCCGGACGCCTTTCCCTCCTGGGCGGCCTTCTGGAAGGAGACGAAGTGA
- a CDS encoding acyl-CoA dehydrogenase family protein, giving the protein MELDFGPAVRDFRQELRDWLADHLVGEFAEHRGVGGPTDGAAWEVRLAWDRELSAGNWLGVGWPREYGGRGLGLVEEIVFEYEYARANAPYRATVNALDLLGPMLLKAGTETQRKRFLPPILGVEELWGQGFSEPGAGSDLASVRTRAALDGDQWVVDGQKVWTSFGLHADWLYVLTRTDPDSRRHKGLTMLLVPARQPGVEIRPIRNLAGQDEFAEVFLSGARTGADMVVGEVGEGWRTAMATLGIERGTTLLPQQLGFEREAEALIELARRRGALDDPMLRGRIVDAWISVRIMRTTNLRTIGELTAGRTPGAQATTAKLYASTRHQRLGHLAMELAGPAGQIVGEDYGLDTRQRSFLLSLAETIYGGSSEIQRNIIGEQLLGLPKEPRP; this is encoded by the coding sequence ATGGAGCTCGACTTCGGGCCCGCGGTACGCGACTTCCGCCAGGAGCTGCGCGACTGGCTGGCGGACCACCTCGTGGGCGAGTTCGCCGAGCACCGGGGCGTGGGCGGTCCCACCGACGGCGCGGCCTGGGAGGTCCGCCTCGCCTGGGACCGCGAACTGTCCGCCGGGAACTGGCTGGGCGTGGGCTGGCCGCGGGAGTACGGCGGCCGCGGCCTCGGCCTCGTCGAGGAGATCGTCTTCGAGTACGAGTACGCGCGTGCCAACGCCCCCTACCGGGCCACCGTCAACGCCCTGGACCTGCTCGGACCCATGCTCCTCAAGGCGGGCACCGAAACGCAGCGGAAGCGGTTCCTGCCGCCGATCCTCGGTGTCGAGGAACTGTGGGGCCAGGGCTTCAGCGAACCGGGCGCCGGCTCCGACCTGGCGTCGGTCCGGACCCGGGCCGCGCTGGACGGAGACCAGTGGGTGGTCGACGGCCAGAAGGTGTGGACCTCCTTCGGTCTGCACGCCGACTGGCTCTACGTCCTCACCCGCACCGACCCCGACTCCCGCCGGCACAAGGGGCTGACCATGCTGCTCGTCCCGGCCCGCCAGCCGGGCGTGGAGATCCGGCCCATCCGCAACCTCGCCGGCCAGGACGAGTTCGCCGAGGTCTTCCTCTCCGGCGCGCGCACCGGCGCCGACATGGTCGTCGGCGAGGTCGGTGAGGGCTGGCGCACCGCGATGGCCACCCTCGGCATCGAGCGCGGCACCACCCTGCTGCCCCAGCAGCTCGGCTTCGAGCGGGAGGCGGAGGCACTGATCGAACTGGCCCGGCGGCGGGGCGCGCTGGACGATCCCATGCTGCGCGGCCGGATCGTGGACGCCTGGATCTCCGTACGCATCATGCGCACCACCAATCTGCGGACCATCGGCGAACTCACCGCCGGGCGCACGCCGGGCGCGCAGGCCACCACCGCGAAGCTGTACGCCTCCACGCGTCACCAGCGGCTCGGCCACCTTGCGATGGAGCTGGCCGGACCCGCCGGACAGATCGTCGGGGAGGACTACGGCCTGGACACCCGGCAGCGCTCGTTCCTGCTCTCACTCGCGGAGACGATCTACGGCGGGTCGAGCGAGATCCAGCGGAACATCATCGGGGAGCAGCTCCTCGGTCTGCCGAAGGAGCCCCGGCCGTGA
- a CDS encoding acyl-CoA dehydrogenase family protein yields the protein MDLTFSEEQDELRKVVRSFLGKYSGEPDVRRLADDPRGYDLVVWRRMAAELGLQGLAVPEEYGGSGFGYVELGIVFEEAGRALLGGPYFATVALAAEALLRCDDERARADLLPGIAAGSTVATLALTEDGGRWDERGIGLTATGGPDGWRLTGAKTYVPDGHLADLLLVAARTPSGISLLAVDAGAPGMVRTPLATLDQTRKQARVEFTDTPARLLGTEGTAWPVLERTLATASVLLAAEQAGGAAAALDAAVGYARIRVQYGRAIGSFQGIKHKCADMLVEIESARSAAYGGLWALEAGDETEIAVAAALAQTFCSEAFTKVAGDNIQVHGGIGFTWEHPAHLYFKRAKSSEVLLGTPSYHRELLATRLGI from the coding sequence ATGGATCTCACCTTCAGCGAGGAGCAGGACGAACTGCGCAAGGTCGTGCGGTCCTTCCTCGGCAAGTACTCCGGCGAGCCGGACGTGCGCCGGCTGGCCGACGACCCGCGCGGCTACGACCTCGTCGTCTGGCGGCGCATGGCCGCCGAACTCGGCCTCCAGGGACTCGCCGTACCGGAGGAGTACGGCGGCTCCGGCTTCGGCTACGTCGAACTCGGCATCGTCTTCGAGGAGGCGGGCCGCGCGCTGCTCGGCGGCCCGTACTTCGCCACCGTGGCCCTGGCCGCCGAGGCGCTGCTGCGCTGCGACGACGAGCGGGCCCGGGCCGACCTGCTGCCCGGCATCGCCGCCGGCTCGACCGTGGCCACACTGGCACTCACCGAGGACGGCGGCCGCTGGGACGAGCGCGGCATCGGGCTCACGGCCACCGGGGGACCGGACGGCTGGCGGCTGACCGGCGCGAAGACCTACGTCCCCGACGGCCACCTCGCCGACCTGCTCCTGGTGGCCGCCCGCACCCCCTCGGGCATCAGCCTCCTCGCGGTCGACGCCGGCGCGCCGGGCATGGTCCGCACCCCCCTGGCCACCCTCGACCAGACCCGCAAGCAGGCCAGGGTCGAGTTCACGGACACGCCCGCCCGACTCCTCGGCACCGAGGGCACGGCCTGGCCCGTCCTCGAACGCACCCTCGCCACCGCCTCCGTCCTGCTGGCCGCCGAACAGGCCGGCGGAGCCGCGGCCGCGCTGGACGCGGCGGTGGGCTACGCCAGGATCAGGGTGCAGTACGGCCGGGCCATCGGCTCGTTCCAGGGGATCAAGCACAAGTGCGCGGACATGCTCGTGGAGATCGAGTCCGCCCGCTCGGCCGCGTACGGCGGGCTGTGGGCACTGGAGGCCGGCGACGAGACGGAGATCGCCGTCGCGGCGGCCCTGGCCCAGACCTTCTGCTCGGAGGCCTTCACCAAGGTCGCCGGCGACAACATCCAGGTCCACGGCGGCATCGGTTTCACCTGGGAACACCCCGCCCACCTGTACTTCAAGCGCGCCAAGAGCTCCGAGGTGCTGCTCGGCACGCCCTCGTACCACCGTGAGCTGCTCGCCACCCGGCTCGGCATCTGA
- a CDS encoding enoyl-CoA hydratase/isomerase family protein — translation MTDLYDQFTSLTFERPAPGVLRIVLDAPNLNAVDPRMHGELADIWPVVDRDEQTRAVVVQGAGKAFSAGGTFDSIEAMTGDYAVRARVMREARDMVYGVMNCSKPVVSAIHGPAVGAGLVIGLLADISIAARTAKIVDGHTRLGVAAGDHAAICWPLLCGMAKAKYYLLTCEVLTGEEAERIGLVSKCVDAGEEHAEALRVATALAAGPASAISWTKRSLNHWYRTAQPIFEASLGLEFFGFGGHEVVEGLAAHREKRSPDFEGVGGKHPIDL, via the coding sequence GTGACCGATCTCTACGACCAGTTCACGAGCCTGACCTTCGAGCGGCCCGCGCCCGGCGTGCTCCGCATCGTGCTCGACGCCCCGAACCTCAACGCCGTCGATCCCCGGATGCACGGGGAACTGGCCGACATCTGGCCGGTCGTCGACCGGGACGAGCAGACCCGCGCGGTGGTGGTCCAGGGAGCGGGCAAGGCGTTCTCGGCCGGCGGGACCTTCGACTCCATCGAGGCAATGACCGGGGACTACGCGGTCCGCGCCCGGGTGATGCGCGAGGCCAGGGACATGGTCTACGGAGTGATGAACTGCTCCAAGCCGGTGGTCTCCGCGATCCACGGCCCGGCGGTCGGCGCGGGGCTGGTCATCGGCCTGCTCGCGGACATCTCGATCGCCGCCCGTACGGCGAAGATCGTCGACGGGCACACCCGCCTCGGCGTCGCGGCCGGTGACCACGCGGCCATCTGCTGGCCCCTGTTGTGCGGCATGGCGAAGGCCAAGTACTACCTGCTCACCTGCGAGGTGCTCACGGGCGAGGAGGCAGAGCGGATCGGCCTGGTCTCCAAGTGCGTGGACGCCGGCGAGGAGCACGCCGAAGCACTGCGGGTGGCCACCGCGCTGGCCGCCGGGCCCGCCAGCGCCATCAGCTGGACCAAGCGCTCGCTCAACCACTGGTACCGCACCGCCCAGCCGATCTTCGAGGCCTCGCTCGGGCTGGAGTTCTTCGGCTTCGGGGGACACGAGGTCGTCGAGGGGCTGGCCGCCCACCGCGAGAAGCGCAGCCCGGACTTCGAGGGCGTCGGCGGCAAGCACCCGATCGACCTGTGA